The proteins below are encoded in one region of Thioalkalivibrio sp. K90mix:
- the yhbY gene encoding ribosome assembly RNA-binding protein YhbY — MNLTDAQRRHLRSLAHPRKPIVTIGRNGLTDAVVKELEQALAHHELVKIKVNIGDREARNGTVEDLCERTGGALVQRIGYVATLFRRNPDEPKVTLDPA, encoded by the coding sequence GTGAATCTGACCGACGCGCAACGCCGCCACCTGCGCAGCCTCGCCCACCCGCGCAAGCCCATCGTGACCATCGGCCGCAATGGCCTGACGGACGCCGTGGTCAAGGAGCTGGAACAGGCACTGGCGCATCACGAGCTGGTCAAGATCAAGGTCAATATCGGCGACCGCGAGGCCCGCAATGGTACGGTCGAGGACCTGTGCGAACGCACGGGTGGGGCCCTGGTCCAGCGAATCGGCTACGTGGCGACCCTGTTCCGGCGCAATCCGGACGAGCCCAAGGTTACCCTCGACCCGGCCTGA
- the greA gene encoding transcription elongation factor GreA: MNKTPLTVTGAEKMKAELKKLKGEDRPRVVNAIAEAREHGDLKENAEYHAAREQQSFIEGRIRELEGKLSNAQIIDVTALPQTGKVVFGVTVVLEATEDGRQVTYKIVGEDEADIKQNMISVSSPIARALIGKEEGDVVTVQAPGGETEYEILEVRYVN, encoded by the coding sequence ATGAACAAGACCCCGCTGACCGTAACCGGCGCCGAGAAGATGAAGGCGGAGCTGAAGAAGCTGAAAGGCGAGGATCGCCCGCGGGTGGTGAATGCGATTGCCGAGGCGCGCGAACACGGCGATCTGAAGGAAAACGCCGAATACCACGCTGCGCGCGAGCAGCAGAGCTTTATCGAGGGGCGCATCCGCGAGCTGGAGGGCAAGCTCTCCAACGCCCAGATCATCGACGTCACAGCCCTGCCACAGACGGGCAAGGTCGTGTTCGGTGTGACCGTGGTGCTCGAGGCGACCGAAGACGGGCGCCAGGTGACCTACAAGATCGTGGGCGAGGACGAGGCCGACATCAAGCAGAACATGATCTCGGTGTCCTCGCCGATTGCGCGCGCGCTGATTGGCAAGGAAGAGGGCGATGTCGTGACCGTCCAGGCGCCGGGTGGCGAGACGGAATACGAGATCCTCGAGGTGCGCTACGTCAACTGA
- the rlmE gene encoding 23S rRNA (uridine(2552)-2'-O)-methyltransferase RlmE, whose translation MPKRSRSSQRWLKEHFDDPYVQRAQQEGYRGRAVYKLQEIDERDRLLKPGMRVVDLGAAPGGWTQYAAQKIGRKGGLVASDILPMDPVPGATIITGDFREDAVLQAILEALDGQRADLVLSDMAPNLTGTDAIDQPRSIHLCELALELACDVLNPRGAMLVKLFQGEGSDAYLAEVRRRFEKVQVRKPQASRPRSREVYVLARGPRDV comes from the coding sequence GTGCCCAAGCGTAGCCGTTCCAGTCAGCGCTGGCTGAAGGAGCACTTCGACGATCCGTACGTGCAGCGGGCGCAGCAGGAGGGCTATCGTGGTCGCGCTGTCTACAAGCTGCAGGAGATCGACGAACGTGACCGGCTGCTCAAACCGGGCATGCGCGTGGTCGATCTGGGGGCGGCGCCGGGTGGCTGGACGCAGTACGCCGCACAGAAGATCGGTCGCAAGGGGGGGCTCGTGGCCTCCGATATCCTGCCGATGGATCCTGTGCCCGGTGCCACGATCATTACCGGCGACTTTCGCGAGGATGCAGTCCTGCAGGCGATCCTGGAGGCGCTGGACGGGCAGCGCGCCGACCTTGTGCTTTCCGATATGGCCCCCAACCTTACGGGTACGGATGCGATCGATCAGCCGCGCTCGATCCATCTGTGCGAGCTGGCGCTGGAGTTGGCCTGCGATGTGCTGAACCCTCGGGGTGCGATGCTGGTCAAGTTGTTTCAGGGCGAGGGATCGGACGCCTATCTGGCCGAGGTGCGGCGCCGGTTCGAGAAGGTGCAGGTGCGCAAACCGCAAGCCTCGCGCCCACGGTCACGCGAAGTGTACGTATTGGCGCGTGGCCCTCGGGATGTGTAA